DNA from Pomacea canaliculata isolate SZHN2017 linkage group LG9, ASM307304v1, whole genome shotgun sequence:
AATCTGcctgcacacactctctctctattccTTTAAAGCtatatttgtcatttataaagcactttactgttgcaatattttacaattagtCTTCATTCTGGTGGGTCTGCTCTGCTGATGTGAAGCTTTAATGATTGTTCTATGGTTTCTTTCAGGACAGAAGGTGGAACAGCTATTGTCATACAGCTAAAGAATCTGAAAATATCATGCAGCAAATTGGGAAAAACATTCAGAATGCAGTGTACCgtgtaaatttttctttgaagctTCAAAGTGTGTCTGTGAAAAATGTAGCTTCTGTGACTTCAGACACAAGTGATAGATGGTCAAAGAATGTGAAGTCTTTTGATGATATCCCAGGGCCCAAAGGCTTGCCTTATTTTGGAACTCTTCTGCCGTACAGGCTAGGTATGTTTCACACTTTTTAAGTGTGTAAATTCTTAATATACTGAGTATTTGCATTTTTAGgaataaaaagtatatttgttttcatcataaTTATTTGTTCCTGTGCTTACTGTATCAAAAATAGCTTATAAAAAATGCATGAcaaataacagtttatttttaaatttaggctggctaaacatgaaaaatgttccTGACGTCCTAAGACAGTGGTACAAGCAGTATGGTGGTATTGTCAAAGAAATAAGGGCTGGTCACACTGTCGTACACATCTTTGACCCTGACTTGATCCGCTTTGTGTATGCTGGTGAGGACAAATGGCCCCGCATTGAACCTTTGCTAGAAACAACACAGCTATATCGAAAACAGTTTGATATGTCTCCAGGGTTAGGAAACACGTGAGTTCAATTAACTGCTTAAGCAAGAAAAgagtgcatgtatgcatgtgtgtgtgttttggtgggTCAGTAGGTGCATTCTTCAACATTACAAACAGTGAATACCAGTCCTTTGTGTGTATATGACAAGTTTAGATTTCTTAATTCAAAGATTGGCTCTCCCTGCATGCTCTTTATGAagtaatgtgatttttttttttaaagtgtttagtTTTGCCTTGGTTACCACCGAAACGTGAAATTTTGTTCTTGTGGGCTTTCAGCAATGATGAAGAATGGTATCGGCTACGAACTGCCATCCAGCAGCTCATGATGCGACCAAAAGAGGTGCTGTTCTTTCTACCTGGGGCTGACAGAGTGGCACTGGACTTTGTATCACACATCAAGCAGCACAGAAATTCCAGAAATGAGGTACCAGACTTCAGCACTGAGCTTGGAAGGTGGTCTTTAGAATGTAAGGATTCAGATAATTGCTGTTTTCTATTGTGCCAGTGAAGATTATTACATAACAAATGAAGGAAATAAATGTTCAGTTTGGATAATTCTTTACAAATGCTTCCTTCCAGTTTACTCTTCTTTGTACATTAtacattaaagtttatttttaaaaaaaatctaatagtCACTTTAAATTGATCAGATGATGATAGTAGTTTATTGTTACTCcttgagaagcatagggccgtaacaacacctcaccagcggacctggttttgggcagcacccctcagttgggcccatgtggttgtcatgtcctttgccttgctctgtactgttcttttccaagtctgctttggtctcccaactctcctcctgcctggcaatggtgtcagctggtttgcgcagactgtgtcctatccagccccatttgcgctttttgatgtcttggctagtgacattctggttggttcttttctaCACGCAGCTGTTGgggatcttttcaggccatcttattcccagaatatggggTAGGCATCGGTTgataaaggtctggagcttgttgttgatggtatttgtcactctccaggtttcagaaccatacagtaggactgccttcacataggtgttgaagatgcgggtcttactttgtaaggataatgctcaggagttccagatggggagaaggctgttgaaagcattcCTGGCGAttgttgatgtcatcatccgctccacccgTCTTTGTTGACGATGTTCCCCAGATATACAAAGCTATCTGTTTCcagatgatgatagtgatgatttATATGCATATACCTCCCCCTGCCCCCTAATAGGGGAGCTCATGAATGCTTAATATAATAATACTTAAAGTTACTTAGTGTTTTTTATGTATGATACCAGTAATGTTATTTGCACACTTTTTCTGCGCAGCATCAGGAGTGGGCAGTTTTGACAGGTGCTTGGGATTTCTAACAGAATCTGGTAGAAGAGAAGCTGTGGAGTTAATTGATGCAAACACCACAGTGTTTGAGTTGACAGCAAAACTCAAGTTTGCACTTCCTCTGTACAAGTACCTGCCAAGTCCCACCTGGAAGAGGCTTGTGGCAGCTGAAAGCACTATATTCAGGTATTAATCTCTCCTTCCTATTCTTCTCTGCTGTTGTGCAGCATGTGACAATAGGATTCACTTGCCTAACAGCTCTAGCTTAACTCTGA
Protein-coding regions in this window:
- the LOC112572525 gene encoding probable cytochrome P450 CYP44 isoform X2; this translates as MQDRRWNSYCHTAKESENIMQQIGKNIQNAVYRVNFSLKLQSVSVKNVASVTSDTSDRWSKNVKSFDDIPGPKGLPYFGTLLPYRLGWLNMKNVPDVLRQWYKQYGGIVKEIRAGHTVVHIFDPDLIRFVYAGEDKWPRIEPLLETTQLYRKQFDMSPGLGNTNDEEWYRLRTAIQQLMMRPKEVLFFLPGADRVALDFVSHIKQHRNSRNEVPDFSTELGRWSLESSGVGSFDRCLGFLTESGRREAVELIDANTTVFELTAKLKFALPLYKYLPSPTWKRLVAAESTIFREFKRHFDTTFETLKKKITSGQLKEGEFRFLCYMLGRPELGEKDIVTLTLSRFIDGLSTTTQALLFALYCLATNSAAQEKAFEEINSLLSPSSTLTADTFNQLSYVRAIIKESFRLFPINIEIARVTKKNMIIGDYQIPEGTVIHLNNTTLFRDPEFFEEPDTFIPERWLRDESVQKVHPFILLPFGHGPRMCAGRRIAEQEMAILLTRILQNFHLEWHHPQLRQKYCTLNVPDSPVQITFLDR
- the LOC112572525 gene encoding probable cytochrome P450 CYP44 isoform X3; the encoded protein is MQQIGKNIQNAVYRVNFSLKLQSVSVKNVASVTSDTSDRWSKNVKSFDDIPGPKGLPYFGTLLPYRLGWLNMKNVPDVLRQWYKQYGGIVKEIRAGHTVVHIFDPDLIRFVYAGEDKWPRIEPLLETTQLYRKQFDMSPGLGNTNDEEWYRLRTAIQQLMMRPKEVLFFLPGADRVALDFVSHIKQHRNSRNEVPDFSTELGRWSLESSGVGSFDRCLGFLTESGRREAVELIDANTTVFELTAKLKFALPLYKYLPSPTWKRLVAAESTIFREFKRHFDTTFETLKKKITSGQLKEGEFRFLCYMLGRPELGEKDIVTLTLSRFIDGLSTTTQALLFALYCLATNSAAQEKAFEEINSLLSPSSTLTADTFNQLSYVRAIIKESFRLFPINIEIARVTKKNMIIGDYQIPEGTVIHLNNTTLFRDPEFFEEPDTFIPERWLRDESVQKVHPFILLPFGHGPRMCAGRRIAEQEMAILLTRILQNFHLEWHHPQLRQKYCTLNVPDSPVQITFLDR
- the LOC112572525 gene encoding probable cytochrome P450 CYP44 isoform X1 codes for the protein MSPHNEAKTLFSDPFSGRWNSYCHTAKESENIMQQIGKNIQNAVYRVNFSLKLQSVSVKNVASVTSDTSDRWSKNVKSFDDIPGPKGLPYFGTLLPYRLGWLNMKNVPDVLRQWYKQYGGIVKEIRAGHTVVHIFDPDLIRFVYAGEDKWPRIEPLLETTQLYRKQFDMSPGLGNTNDEEWYRLRTAIQQLMMRPKEVLFFLPGADRVALDFVSHIKQHRNSRNEVPDFSTELGRWSLESSGVGSFDRCLGFLTESGRREAVELIDANTTVFELTAKLKFALPLYKYLPSPTWKRLVAAESTIFREFKRHFDTTFETLKKKITSGQLKEGEFRFLCYMLGRPELGEKDIVTLTLSRFIDGLSTTTQALLFALYCLATNSAAQEKAFEEINSLLSPSSTLTADTFNQLSYVRAIIKESFRLFPINIEIARVTKKNMIIGDYQIPEGTVIHLNNTTLFRDPEFFEEPDTFIPERWLRDESVQKVHPFILLPFGHGPRMCAGRRIAEQEMAILLTRILQNFHLEWHHPQLRQKYCTLNVPDSPVQITFLDR